The Amycolatopsis endophytica genome includes the window GTCCTTGTTCGAGCCACGCATACCAGGTCGACCCGACGTTGGCGAGAACCGCGACTTCCTCGCGGCGCAGGCCCGTGACCCGGCGCCGGCCACCACCACGGGGCAGTCCCACGTCCTCGGGGGAGAGCCGGTCGCGCCGCGCGCGCAGGTAGGCGCCCAGCTCGCGAGAACGTGGATTGGACATGGTACCGATCGTCCCACGGTGAGCCGGGGTGAACGTGGTGGTGCGGCCACCAGCGTCACGGCGCTCTGGGTCGTGGCGCGCAGGCCCTCCAGTGTGGATGCTTCCGGGAACCCGATGCGTTCCCCGCCATTCACCGGGAAGGATCATCCTTGATCAAAATGGTCATCACGCTGAAGCGACGCCAGGGCATGACCCACGAGGAGTTCAAGCACTACCAGCAGACCATCCACCGGCCACTGCTCATGTCGATCCCCGAATCGGATCGATACCTCCGCCGGTTCGTGGTCTCCTACCCCGTTCCAGCGCCCCGATACCCCGAACCCGACTACGATTCGGTGGTCGAGGCCTGGTTCGACACCATGGCCGACCTCGAATCCCTGTATTTCAGTGACAACTTCCGACAGATCGTCGACCCGGACCACGCGAACTTCATCGACCTGTCGGCGTTCGGGCGGATCATCTGCGAAGAGGTCGTGGGCGCAGGCTGAACTGGGGGGAATCGCGGGAGGAGGCAGGCGGCCGCCGTGGGGACCGGTGTCCGGCAGGTTCGTGTCGGGCGTGCCAGGTTCTGGACGGGTGACCGATTCCACCTGCATACCGCCGGACCCGCCGTGCGCGACGTCCTTCATGGACAGTTCGTCGAGATCACCGGTGATCGCGGCCGAACCGATCGTGCCGGCCACACTGACCACGAGCTTTCGTCGGTCTACAAGCGAGTGACCGACTCCTCGACCGGGGTGTTGCCCGCCACCAGTTCGAGCGTGCGGCGGAACGCGCGCGGCTCTTCGAAGAGCGCGACCAGCACGGCGGCGACGTCCTCACGCGGGATCTCGCCGTAGTCGACGCTCTCGGCCAGGTGGACTTCGCCGGTGGCGGGCTCGTCGGTCAGGCGACCGGGGCGCAGGATGGTCCAGTCCAGGTCGCGGGCGCGCAGGTCGTCCTCGGCGGCCTTCTTCGCCCGCAGGTACGTCGCGAACACCTCGTCGGTGCCGGGGCGGTCGGCGCGGTCGACACCCATCGAGCCGATCTGGACGTGCCTGCGGACACCGGCCCGCTCGGCGGCGTCGGCGAAGAGGCGGGCCGCGCCGAGGTCGACGGTCTCCTTGCGGGCCGCGCCGCTGCCGGGGCCTGCTCCCGCCGCGAACACCGCGACATCCGCGCCACGCAGCACCTCGGTGACCTCGTCGACCGGCGCGGACTCCAGGTCGAGCACGACCGGCTCGGCGCTGAGGTCGCGCAGGGCGGCGGCCTGGTCGGCGTTGCGGATGATGCCGACGGCCTCGTCACCGGTGCTCGCCAGCAGGCGCTCCAGGTGACGGGCGATCTTGCCGTGTCCTCCCGCGATCACAACTCGCATGGGACCCACCCTAGGCGCGCCTCAGGCCACCGGCAGATCGTAGGAGGCGAGGAGCTGTTCGTAGACCTGCTCGTTGACCCAGCGGGAGACGGCGTCCTCGGGCAGGAGGATGCGCTCGCGGCGGACGTCGACGTCCAGGTCGACCCGGGCGTCCTCGTCGGCGGTGACCACGGCGACGCCGTAGGAGCGGGCGCGCGGCAGGCAGTTGTCGAGGTAGTCGCGGCTGAGCACGGCCGAGGTCGGCAGCACCACGGCCGCGTCGCCGTAGCGGCTGAACGGGACGGCGGAGGCCATCGCGGTGCGCCAGTGGCGGGCGACGGACAGGACGCCGACGATCTCGGCGGCCGGGGCGGGGGCCGTCGGGGCGAACTCGGGCCACGTCCAGGTGGCGACGGTCGCCCGGTCGGTCACCGGGCCGACGCCCATCGCGATGCGCTCGGCATGGGTGTCGGTGCGCAGCCGCGCCACGACGCACACACGGCGGCCGAGCATCCGCACCTCGGGCAGGACGACGCCGTGCCAGCCCAGCTGGGCGGCGGCGTCGCGGGCCAGCTGGCTGACGCTGGCGGGAAGTTCGATGGGCGGCACCACACGGGTGGGGAACGATCGTCCGCCGGTCACCACCGAGTTTCCGGTGTGCCCTGGTGTAACCGCCACGATCCGCCTCCTCTTACCGCTGGTTCCCTACCCGCACCTCGTGAAAGGAGGCACATGAAAGAGGTACCAGGGGCCGGGCGGTTGATCGGTGGACAATGGGAGCGCCTGCGATCGGCGGCGCTCAACGGTCGGTGACCGGTCGATGAGCGGCATCGGGACTTCAGCCCGACACTGCTTCCGAATGGGTGACGAACCGTTGAGCGGTGTCGCTCCGCGCCCCAGAGTACCGCCGAACGGAGCAATTTTTTCACATTCCACTGTGGACAACGTGGCGATCACGGTAGAAGTTCCCGCCCCGCCACGGACATCAGATCGTCGATCTCGTCGTAGGGAACCACGACCTCCCGGTAGCCGCACGCCATCGGGTAGTTCCGCGCATCGGTCGCAAGGCCGAAGACGACGCCGTCGGCCCGGAAACCCAGCTGCAGCGCGGGCACGTCGAGGATTCCCCAGGGTTGCAGGTCCGACGGCGCGAGCGGGGTGCGCTCGCCGCCGAACGGTTCGCCGCCGTCGCAGTAGCCGCCGGGCGACCGTGCCAGGATCCGCGATTCGAGCACACTCATCGCGTTCTGGTCGTCGGCGACGCCCTCGAAGACGTCGGCCGCGGTGACCATGTCACCGGTCGTCAAATCGACGGTGAGCAGCATCGTGGTGTAGCCGCCGTGGTTGCCGAACTGGCTCGACTCGACCATGAGGTCGTAGCGGACCGAGACCAGCCGCTCGTCCTGGCGGTTGATCGTGGCGTCGTTGGTGACGACCGGGTCCTCCGTCGAGTTGAGCAGCCCGGCGCGCACATAGTCGGTGAAGTCGTCGAGTGGCTTCGCGAGGGCGGCGTTGACCTTTTCCTGCAGGGCCGGATCGCTCAAGCCGCTCGCGTGCGCGTAGCGGGCGTCGACGTGGAAGCCGTCCGCGGCTTCGGTGCGGGTCAGCAGGCTCACCTGCACCGCTTCTTGTTCGGCAGTCGGTGCGGCGCCCACCGGGGGCGTCGCACCGCCGTCGCCGATCACCGCGATGGTGCCGACCACCGCGCCGACGCCGACGGCGACGGCGACCAGTGCGGCGCCGATCTTCGCGCCCACGCTCAGGCCGGTACCGGCCGCCGCGAGTCCGCCCGCGGCTCCCGGCGCGGCCGCCGTTCCCGCGCCGAACAGCGCCAACGGGGACAACGCCAGCAGTGCTCCGGCGCGCTGGGCGAGCCGGCCCCGGCCGCGCTCCTCCCAGTCCGGCCCGTACCCGGCGACCGCCGCGGTCTCCAGCTCGGCGACGAACTCGGCGGCGGCCGACGGGCGCGCGGCGGCGTCCTTCGCCATGCCCCGTGCGACGAGACGGCGGACCGGTTCGGGCAGCATGTCGACCGGGACCGGCGCGTTCTCGTGCAGGTCCCGCAGGTCGTCCGCGGTCGCGCCCTCGAAGGGGCGACGCCCGGTGACGCTCTGGAAGAACACGCAGGTCGCCGCGTACACGTCGGTCGCCGAGGTCGCCGGCGCGCCGTGCCACTGCTCGGGCGCCATGTACGCCGGGGTCCCGACCGGCAGCCCGGCGGTCCCGGCCAGCACGGCAATGCCGAAGTCGACGAGCTTGCTCTCCCTGCCGGGACCGACCAGCACGTTCTCCGGTTTGTAGTCACGGTGCACGACACCGGCCCGGTGCGCGTGGGCGAGCCCCAGCAGCGATCCCTTGAGCACGGCCAGCGCCGCTTCGGGCGGCAGCACGCCGTCGCGGCGGAGCACCTCACGAAGTGGGACGCCGGGAATGGCCTCCATCACAATCGCCACCCCACGCGGGCCCTCGTGAAACTCGTACAGCCGGGTGACGTGCGGGCTGTCCACGCGGCTCAGAAACTCGGCCTCGCGCCGGAACGCGGCCAGCCGCGCCGGGTCGCCCAGGTAGCGCGTGAACAGGTACTTGATCGCCACGAGCGTCCCGGACGGCTCGTGCCGGGCCAGCACGACCGCACCGAACCCGCCCTCACCCAGCAGGTGCAGTTCGGTGTAGCCCGGTACCTCCCAGTCACGCGTTCCCACGCCACTCCGAGGTGAGTTTCGCCGCAGCGGTTCCCTCGATTCGTGGTTAGGGTTACTCGCTGGTCACACCGGACGTGCCAAGGAGGACCGATGCGCTCGCCGAAGGACTTCTTCGCGCCCCTCGCCGTGGGGGCGCCGGATCCCGTCCGGGAAATCCCGCCGCTGCCCTCGCGGATGATCCACTTCTTCGATCCGTCCAACGAGAAGATGGCCGCGAAGGTCCCCGACCTGGCGAAGAAGGTCGACGTCCTGCTCGGCAACCTCGAGGATGCGGTGCGCGCGGACCGCAAGGAGGCCGCGCGCCGGGGTCTGGTGGAGATCGCGAGGTCCACCGATTTCGGTTCGACGCAGCTGTGGACGCGGATCAACAGCCTCGACTCGCCGTGGGTGCTGGACGATCTGCTCACGCTGGTCACGGAGATCGGCGACAAGCTCGACGTGATCATGGTGCCGAAGGTCGAGGGCGCGCAGGACATCCACTACGTCGACCGGCTGCTCGCGCAGCTGGAGGCGCGGGCCGGCCTGACGCGGCCGCTGCTGGTGCACGCGATCCTGGAGACCGCCAGCGGTGTCGCGAACGTCGAGGAGATCGCCGGGGCCAGCCCGCGGATGCAGGGCATCTCGCTCGGCCCGGCGGACCTCGCCGCGAGCCGCCGCATGAAGACGACGCGCGTCGGCGGCGGGCACCCCGGTTACCTGGTGCGCACCGATCCGGTCGGCGATGACCTGAACGAGGGGCGCACGACCTACCAGCAGGACCTGTGGCACTACACGGTCGCGCGGATGGTCGACGCGTGCGCGATGCACGGCATCCTGCCCTACTACGGGCCGTTCGGGGACATCCGCGACGTGGTGGCCTGCGAGGACCAGTTCCGCAACGCGTTCCTGCTCGGCTGCGTCGGGACGTGGACGCTGCACCCGGTCCAGGTCGACATCGCGCGGCGGGTGTTCTCGCCGGAGCCTTCGGACGTGGCGTGGGCGCGGAAGGTGATCGCCGCGATGGGCGACGGCACCGGCGCGGTCATGATCGACGGGAAGATGCAGGACGACGCCTCGGTCAAGCAGTGCCGGGTGGTGGCGGAGCTGGCGGACCGGCTGGCGGAGCGCGACCCGGAGCTGAAACAGGCGTACGACGAGGCGACGGAGGAAGCGCTGGCATGAGTGAGGTCAAGCCACGACGATCGGTGCTGTACATGCCCGGCGCGAACGAGCGGGCGCTGGAGAAGGCGAAGACGTTGCCCGCGGACGCGCTGATCCTGGACCTGGAGGACGCGGTCGCTCCCGACGCGAAGGAGGCGGCGCGGGAGCGGGTGTGCGCGGCGGCCGCTTCGGGTGCCTATGGCGACCGCGAAGTCACCATCCGGGTCAACGGACTGGACACCGAGTGGCACGACGCGGACCTGCGGGCGGCGGCCCAGGCCGGCCCGGCCGCGGTGGTGGTGCCGAAGGTCGACTCGGCGACCGACGTGCACAACATCGAACGCGCACTGGAACTCGGCGGCGCGCCCGAGAAGACAAAGATCTGGGCGATGGTCGAGACCCCCGTCGCGATGCTGCACGCGGAGGAGATCGCGGCGGCGAGCGAGCGCCTGACGGTGCTCGTGATGGGCACGAACGACCTGGCGAAGGAGTTGCACGCCGAGTTCGTCCCCGGCCGCGCCCCGCTGCTCGGCGGACTGTCGTTGTGCCTGCTCGCCGCGCGGGCCACGGGCAAGGTCATCCTGGACGGCGTCTACAACGACGTGCAGGATCTGGCCGGCTTCGAGGCGGAATGCCGTCAGGGACGGGAATTCGGGTTCGACGGCAAGACGTTGATCCACCCCGGACAGATCGAACCGTGCAACCGCGCGTTCGCCCCGTCCGAGGGCGAGGTGGCGCAGGCTCGGAAGATCATCGGTGCGTTCGAGGAAGCCAAGGCCGCGGGACGCGGTGTGGTGACGGTGGACGGGCGGATGATCGAGAACCTGCACGTGGACAACGCGCGGCGGATCCTGGCCCTGGCGGACGCGATCGCGGGACGACGCTAGTCCTCTTTGGACTCGAACAGACCGGCGGCCCGGCACGAAACGGGACCCACCTCTCGGTCATCCAGCTGGTTTCAGGGCAGTTCGCTGGCGCACGCCGCTAAAACCCCGGCTCCTCGTGGAGCCAGTCCAAAGCTTTGCGCGCCGCGTTCGACACCGCTCTGTCCGGGTGCGCCACGACGACGCATTCGAGCACTTCGCGGGTGCTGGGATGGCCGCAGATCGTGGCGCCTGCCAGGAACAGCAGCTGGTCCGGGCGCGGTTGGGAGGCGAAGTCGGCCAGGGCCTTTTCCCGGCCCTCCGCCCGGATGCCGGCCGCGAGGACATCGACCTTGCTGTAGGTGCGGTCGCGGCCGGTGACCTCGGTGCGGTCGATCAGGCCCGCGTCGAACAACCAGGCCATGGCCGCCGGGCCCGCCGCCGAGTGGTCACGCAACGCCGCGATCGCCGCGACGCCGTCGCCGCCCAGGCGGGCCAGCAGACGGAACGTGAGCATCCGGTGCTCGAAATCGTCCGTGCGGCGGGCCAGCGTGGACAGTTCCGCGATCGCCCGTTCCGGCTCCCGCGACCGCAACCACGTCCGTGCGCCGTCGTCGAGGACCTGCGGGTCCAGCGGGGCCAGGCGCGCGAACAGGACCTCCGCCGTCTCACCCGACAGGTCCGTCACCGTCAGCACCGCCTCGCCCTCGGCGACGCGCACCTCGTACGCGGCCTGCACACCCAGGGGCAGCAGTTGGACGACCTGGCGTTCCTCCTCGGGCACGTCGTCGAGGTAGTCCACGCCCGCGAAGTCGAGCAGGTCCTCCACGTGTTCCTCGCCCGCAGGGAAGATCTCCACCAAGCCGTACTCCGCCAGCCGGTGCACGACGCGCAGGATCGTGCCGCCGTCACCGCCCAGCATCTCCACCAGCATCGGGATCGTCGCCGGCTCCGTCGCCAGCTCGGTGACCATCTCCGCGGCCAGCGGATTCCCCAGCACCGACACGACCGCGGCCCGCCACAGCTCCACCGGGTCGGCCAGCAGCCGCGCCGCCTTCTTCACCCGCACCAGCCGTCCGCGGTACACCCGCACCACCCCGGCGCGCTTCGCCATCGACACGAACTCCGCGGGCGCGCTCACCTCCGCCAGGTCACGCCCGTCGCCGACCCACTCCACGAACCGGCGCAGCTGCGGCACCACCGCCGTGACCTCGGCCTCCGCCGTCAACCGCTCCGGCGACGCGAGCGGGAACACCGGTGACGGCGCGGCCACCTCGGCGTCCGGGTCGCCCTGGTAGTGGCGGTAGGCCAGATCGTGCAGCAGGTCCTGGTCCACCTCGACCTCGCCGCGGCGGACCCGGTCGATGAACGCCTGCGCGGCGACCTCGTTGAGCGGATCGATGCCGTGCTCGGCCATCGCGACCGCCCAGAACTTGGCCAGCCCGAAGTTCGACGGCTCGTTCATCGCCGCGTCGAACCGGTCCGCGATCGCCGTCAGGTACGACCGCAGCACCACCGGTTCCTCGCTGCGCTCGTCCAGCAGGTCGGCGTCGTCGAAGAAGTCCATCAGCGCCTCGACGGTGGACAGCACCGCCGACGAATGCGGGTCGAGCAGCACGACCTTGCGGGGGAACCACACGAGCAGCGCGTTGCGGAGGACATCGCGGCTCCAGCGGCCGAGCAGCCCGTCCCGTTCGAAGCGGAAGTCGAGCATGGCACCGGCGACAACCGGGTCCACGACCCGTTGCCGCATCTGCGACCAGGCGTCCAGCTCCACGAGCAGCCGCTGCCGGGCGTCGATGAACTCTTCCTCGTCCGCTCCGGTGTACACCATCCGCATGACCCGATGGTCCCGCAGATGACGCGTCTTCACACCCCCGGAGACCGCTGCGGACCGCGAATTCCTTCGAATGCTGCAGCCATCCGGAGCACTCCGAGGTCGTCGAAGCGCCGTCCGGCGATCTGCAGCCCGACCGGCTGTCCCTCACTCGTATAACCGCAGTTCAACGACACCGCGGGCTGCCCCGACATGTTGTAGGGCACGGTGAAGGCGATGTGCTCGAACGGCCGCGCCGGATCGTTCGTGGGCGAGGCCCACCCGGCGGGCGGCGCCGACACCGGACAAGTCGGGGACAGCACGAAGTCGTACGGCTCGATGGCCTGCATCGCAGCAATGCTGATCGCATCCATCTGGGCGAATCCGCGGTAGGTCGCGACGCCGGAGACCTCCGCGCCACCCTGTGCCCAGGCGGCGATGTAGGGCAGCACGAGGGCCTGCCGTTCCGGCGGCAGCGCGCTGATGTCGCACCACGCCCGCACGCGCCAGAAATCGTCGAGACCGTCCAGCATTTCCCTGGTCAGGAAGGGTTCGACCGGTGCCACGACGGCCCCGGCTGCCTCGAACCGGCTCGCCGCGTCGAGCACCGCGGCCCGGATGTCCTCCTCCACCGGCAGGCCCGCCCCGGCGTCCAGCTGGACGCCCAGGCGCAGGCCGGAGACGTCGAAATCCAACTGTGACCAGGCGATTTCCGCCGGCGGGAGGCTCAGGTGGTCCCGGCTGTCCGGTGCGGACAGGACGCCCACCAGCGCCGCGGCGTCCGCGACTGTCCGCGTCATCGGCCCGGCGACCCGGCCGGGGAACGGCGGGTGCACCGGAACGCGCCCGAAGCTCGGCTTGAGCCCGACCAGGCCGCACCACCCGGCCGGCAGCCGGATGGACCCGCCGATGTCGGTGCCGACGTGCAGCGGCCCGTACCCGGCGGCGGCCGCCGCGGCCGCGCCCGCGCTCGACCCGCCGGGGGTCCGCGAGAGGTCCCACGGATTGCGGCTCGCGGTGTGGAAACTCGACAACCCCGAGGTCAGCATCCCGTAGTCGGGCATCGTGGTCTTGCCGAGCAGCACCGCACCGGCCTCCCGCACCCGCGCGGCGGCGGGCGCGTCGGCCGCCGCCGGGACCAGTTCGGTGGCCGCGGTGCCCAGCGGCACCGGTGTGCCCCTGGTCGCGATGTTCTCCTTGAGCGTGATCGGCACCCCGTCGAGCGGGCCCGCCTCCCCCGCGCTCCACCGCTGCTCGGACGCCTTGGCCGCATCGCGTGCCTGCTCCGGGTCGGGGGCGTAGAGCGCGTGCAGCGACGGCTCCAGCGCGTCGATCCGGTCCAGCACCGCCTCGGTGACCTCGACCGGGGACAGCGTCCCGGCGCGGTAGGCGGTGAGCAGGTCGGTCGCGGACAGACCGGTCAACTCCACGTGCGGTCCCCTCTCATTCCGGCGGTGTGTAGCGGCCGTCGACCGCGGTCCAGCCACCGTCGACGGCCAGTACCGCCCCGGTGACGAAGCTCGCGGCTTCGGAGGCCAGGTAGACGACGGCTCCGGCCAGTTCGGGCGCCTTCGCCCAGCGGCCCAGCGCGCTCTTGCCCGCGTAGGCGGCGTACCAGTCGGGGCTGGCCTTGATCTGCTCGGTCAGCGGCGTCTCGACCACGCCGGGCGCGATCGCGTTGACTCGCACGCCGGAGGGCCCGAACTCCGCGGCCGCGGTGCGGAACAGCTGCACCAGACCGGCCTTCGTCGCGGCGTAGGGCCCCTGACCCGGTTCGACGGTGGTGCCGCGGATCGAGGAGAACCCGATGATGCTGCCGCGCCCGCGCTCGACCATGCCCGCGCCGAAGGCACGGACCACGTCGAAGGTGGCCCCCAGGTTCAGGGCGACAACCCGGTCGAACTCGTCGCGCCGGTAGTCGAGCAGGCGTTTGCGCACGTTGGTGGCCGCGGTCAGCACGACCACGTCGACTTCGCCCAGCTCGGCCGCGGCCCGTTCCACCGCACCGGCTTCGAGCACGTCGATCTCGTAGGACTCGCCGATCCCCCGCGCCGTCTCCGCCGCCGCTTCGCCGTCGCGGTCCGCGCAGACCACCTCGGCGCCGTGCGCGGCCAGCGCGAGCGCCGACTCGCGGCCGATCCCGCTGCCCGCGCCGAGCACCACCGCCCGCTTCCCGTCCAGCCGGAACAACTTCTCGTAGTTCACGCGCGGATCACCGCCATCCTGGTCACGGTCAGCTCGTCGATCGCGAACCGCGGGCCCTCGCGGCCGATGCCGGAGTCCTTCACACCGCCGTAGGGCATGGTGTCCGACCGGAACCCGGGCACCTCGTTCACCACCACGCCACCGACCTCCAGCTCGTCGATCGCCCGCATCGCCGTCCGCAGCGAGGTGGTGAACACGCTCGCGTGCAACCCGTACCGGGACGCGTTGACCTGATCGAACGCTTCGTCCACATCGGACACGCGGCGCAGGCACACGACCGGGCCGAAGATCTCCTCCTCCCAGCAGTCCGCGCCGTCGGGCACATCGGTGAGCACGGTCGGCCGGATGATGCCGTCGACGAGCTCGCCACCCGCGGCCACCGTCGCACCCGACGCCGAGATCCAGTCGAGGACCCGGCGGGTGGATCGTTCGTCGATCAACGCGGACACCCTGGTCCTTTCGTCACGCGGATCACCGGTGACCACCTCGGGCAGCCGCGCCAACAGCCGTCGCGTGAACTCCACCGCCACCGAATCGACGACCAGCAGCCGCTGCACCGAGATGCACGCCTGGCCGGACGCGTAGAACCCGCCACGCAGCACCGCGTCCGCCGCCGCGTCGAGATCGGCGTCCTCCGCGACCACCAGCGCGGCGTTCGACCCCAGCTCCAGCAACGTCTTGCGCGGCGCGGCATCGCGCGCGATCCGGTGCCCGACCGCCGCCGAGCCGGTGAACGACACCGCGCCGACCCGCTTGTCCGTCACCAGGGCGGACCCGACCCCGGCGTCCCCGGTGACCAGCTGGACCATCGACAGCGGCGCCCCCGCGGCCGCCGCGGCCTCGCGCACGAGGTGCACCAGCCACAGCGTCGCGAGCGGAGTCTGCGGTGCCGGTTTGACGATCACCGGGCAGCCCGCCGCGATCGCCGGCGCGATCTTGTGCGAGGCGAGCAGCAGCGGGTAGTTGAACCCGGCGATACCGACCACCACGCCGATCGGCTTGCGCACCCAGAACCCGGTCAGACCCTCACCGGAGGGCAACAGGTCCAGCGGCACCGTCTCGCCGTGCAGGCGGGCGACCTCCTCGGCCGCGGCCTGCCAGGTCACGAGTGTGCGGGCGACCTCGACGCGGCAGTCGACGAGCGGTTTGCCGGTCTCCACGACCAGCAGTCCCTCCAGCTCGTCGCGCCATTCGACCAGCGACCGGTGCACGCCCGTCAGCACGTCGCGGCGCACGTGCGACGGCAGTTTCGCCACCTCGCGGGCCACCGCGGCCGCCTCGTCGACCGCCCGGCGCGCCAGCTCCGGGGTGCCGACCGGGGCCTGCGCGACCACGCAGCCGTCGAACGGGAACCGGATCTCCACCGTGTCCGAAGTGGACACCCACTCCGGGCCGACCGGGAGCCCGTCGGGATAGGGGTCGAACATCATCGTCCTCCCTGCAGCCTGGCCAGTTCCGCACGCAGGTTCGGCGCCGCGGCGATGAGTTCCCGCGTGTAGGGGTGCCGAGGATCGTCGTAGACCTGGTCCACCGCGCCCAGCTCGACCAGCTCTCCGTGACGCATCACCGCGACCGTGTCACAGACCCGTCGTACCACGGCGAGGTCGTGTGAGACGAACACCAGCGTCAGCTCGAACCGGCCGGTCAGCTCGGCGAGGAGGTCGAGGACCTGCTTGCGCACCGACACGTCCAGCGCGCTGACCGGCTCGTCCGCGACCAGTACCCGCGGACGCGGCGCGAGCGCGCGGGCGATCGAGATGCGCTGCCGCTGCCCGCCGGAGAACTGGTGCGGATACCGGCCTGCCGCGTCCTCCGGAAGGCCGACCGCGGTCAGCAGCTCCGCGACGCGGCCGGGATCGCGGCGGCCGAGCGGTTCGCAGATGATGTCCCGCACGCGCATCCGCGGGTCGAGCGAGCCCATCGGGTCCTGGAACACCACCTGCAGCGCCGAGCGCAGGAACCCCAGCTTGCGGTCGGGCAGGCCGTCGACGCGCCTGCCCTCGAAGTGGATCTCGCCGGAGGTGGGCCGGTCCAGCCCGGCCAGCAGCCGCACGAGCGTGGACTTGCCCGAACCGGACTCGCCGACGATCCCGAACCGCTGCCCGGCCTCGATGTTCAGCGACACCCCGCGCAGGGCGTGCACCTCACGCGGCCGCCGGTAGGTGCGGTGGACGTCCCGCAACTCGATCACGCCGCCTCCAGGTCCGAAGCGGCCAGCAGCTTCTTCGTGTAGTCGTGCGAGGGCCGGGTGAGTACGTCCGAAGTGGACCCGTGTTCGACGATCCGTCCCTCGTGCATCACGAGCAC containing:
- a CDS encoding ABC transporter ATP-binding protein, whose product is MIELRDVHRTYRRPREVHALRGVSLNIEAGQRFGIVGESGSGKSTLVRLLAGLDRPTSGEIHFEGRRVDGLPDRKLGFLRSALQVVFQDPMGSLDPRMRVRDIICEPLGRRDPGRVAELLTAVGLPEDAAGRYPHQFSGGQRQRISIARALAPRPRVLVADEPVSALDVSVRKQVLDLLAELTGRFELTLVFVSHDLAVVRRVCDTVAVMRHGELVELGAVDQVYDDPRHPYTRELIAAAPNLRAELARLQGGR